The Streptococcus pantholopis genome has a segment encoding these proteins:
- a CDS encoding DNA internalization-related competence protein ComEC/Rec2, which translates to MLINFYLVKPIHLAFLLLLLYFWLFSAEPLALFLLILALICLFKQYTWQKVLTAAVVLGFFAVYFCIWQKQQSRAYQAAPKSVSYIEMIPDSIAINGDLLSFQGQSSKEEYQVFYRLRSKTEKDFFSHLDETVILQAEANTEEAESIRNFNGFDYRSYLKNRGIYRLINLNKIQTVRRPFKKSIVTCFREWRRKAIVFIQSQFPAPMRHYMTGLLFGYLDKSFDEMTDLYTNLGLIHLFALSGMHVSFFIRLFRFCFLRLGVRRDYVDYLQIPFSFLYAVLTGFSVSVIRSLVQNAFSRLGVKKMDNLALTLIAFFLLMPHFLLTRAGILSFAYAFILTLIDFSHLSSYKKKIMESLALAAGILPILLYFFSVFQPLSVLLTAFFSMTFEFLLLPMLVFIFLISPIVKLTFVNVLFLFLETFITWISQLFRHPFVLGRPHLLVLILLLILLGLLYDFCRQKKIAIVLSLSIALLLFSSKFPLGNELTVVDVGQGDSILLRDQRGKTVLIDVGGRPVFTSKESWQERTGKSNAERTLIPYLRSRGISKIDQLVLTHADTDHVGDLQVLAKYFKIGEILVSYGSLTQTDFVQRLKATRTKVRTVKAGDSLSIMQSRLYVLYPYKKGDGGNNDSLVLYGRLLNQTFLFTGDLENTGEKELMQIYKELPVDVLKAGHHGSKGSTSSEFLNFIKPKYALISAGFHNRYRHPHQETLDRLSAAAVEVYRTDLQGAIRFRGWNSWQIETVK; encoded by the coding sequence CTGTTGATTAATTTCTATTTGGTAAAGCCGATTCATTTAGCCTTTTTATTGCTTTTACTTTATTTTTGGCTGTTTTCTGCAGAGCCTTTAGCTCTGTTTCTGCTGATCCTTGCTTTGATTTGCTTGTTTAAGCAGTACACTTGGCAAAAAGTCTTAACTGCTGCAGTGGTATTAGGTTTTTTTGCTGTTTATTTTTGTATCTGGCAGAAGCAGCAGTCAAGAGCATATCAGGCAGCTCCCAAGTCTGTCAGTTACATCGAAATGATCCCTGACAGTATAGCAATTAATGGTGATCTGCTTTCTTTTCAGGGGCAGTCTTCTAAAGAAGAATACCAAGTTTTTTACCGGCTCAGGTCAAAAACAGAAAAAGATTTTTTTAGCCATCTTGATGAGACGGTTATCCTGCAGGCAGAAGCCAATACGGAAGAAGCGGAAAGCATACGCAATTTTAATGGCTTCGATTACCGCAGCTACCTAAAAAATCGGGGAATTTACAGGCTGATTAATCTTAATAAAATTCAAACAGTCCGGCGGCCATTCAAAAAATCTATTGTCACCTGTTTTCGAGAATGGCGGCGCAAAGCCATTGTCTTTATTCAAAGTCAGTTTCCTGCCCCAATGCGGCATTATATGACAGGACTTCTGTTTGGTTATTTGGATAAATCATTTGATGAGATGACCGATTTATACACCAACCTTGGCCTTATCCACCTGTTTGCCTTATCAGGAATGCATGTCAGTTTTTTTATACGGCTTTTCCGATTTTGTTTTTTACGACTGGGTGTAAGGCGTGATTATGTAGATTACCTGCAGATTCCTTTTTCATTTCTGTATGCTGTTTTGACAGGATTTTCTGTTTCTGTTATCCGCAGCCTAGTCCAAAATGCTTTCTCCAGACTTGGAGTTAAAAAGATGGACAATTTAGCATTGACACTGATTGCTTTTTTTCTGCTAATGCCGCATTTTCTCTTAACAAGAGCCGGGATACTGTCTTTTGCCTATGCTTTTATATTAACTTTGATAGATTTTTCTCATCTCAGCAGCTATAAAAAGAAAATAATGGAAAGTTTAGCGCTTGCTGCAGGGATATTACCCATTTTGCTCTACTTTTTTTCGGTTTTTCAGCCCTTGTCTGTTCTGCTTACAGCCTTCTTTTCCATGACTTTCGAGTTTCTTCTTTTGCCTATGTTGGTCTTCATTTTTCTAATTTCACCTATTGTTAAACTGACCTTTGTTAATGTTCTCTTTCTTTTTCTGGAAACATTTATCACCTGGATTAGTCAGCTTTTCCGTCACCCCTTTGTTTTGGGACGGCCTCATTTATTAGTCCTTATTTTACTGCTGATTTTGCTGGGCCTGCTTTATGATTTTTGCCGTCAAAAGAAGATAGCTATAGTCCTGAGCCTATCGATTGCCCTCTTGCTTTTTAGCAGTAAATTTCCTTTGGGAAATGAGCTGACAGTAGTCGATGTTGGGCAGGGCGACAGTATTCTTTTGAGAGATCAGAGAGGGAAAACAGTCTTGATTGATGTCGGTGGTCGGCCGGTATTTACCAGTAAAGAAAGCTGGCAGGAAAGGACAGGAAAAAGTAATGCTGAAAGAACTCTGATTCCGTATCTGCGCAGCCGCGGAATCAGTAAAATTGACCAGCTGGTCTTAACGCATGCCGATACTGACCATGTTGGAGACTTACAGGTTCTTGCCAAATATTTTAAAATTGGAGAAATCTTAGTCAGTTACGGCAGTTTGACACAGACCGATTTTGTCCAAAGATTAAAGGCGACGAGAACTAAGGTGCGTACCGTTAAAGCAGGAGACAGTCTTTCAATCATGCAGAGCCGTTTATATGTTCTTTATCCTTATAAAAAAGGAGACGGCGGCAACAACGACTCTCTGGTGCTGTATGGGCGTTTGCTAAATCAGACCTTTCTATTTACAGGTGATTTAGAAAATACAGGTGAAAAGGAGTTGATGCAGATCTATAAGGAATTGCCTGTTGATGTCTTAAAAGCAGGGCATCATGGGAGCAAGGGGTCGACCAGTTCAGAGTTTTTAAACTTTATTAAACCTAAATATGCTTTAATCTCTGCCGGCTTTCACAATCGCTACCGGCATCCCCATCAGGAGACATTGGATCGGCTGAGCGCTGCTGCTGTTGAGGTTTATCGGACAGACCTGCAGGGAGCCATCCGTTTTCGGGGCTGGAACAGCTGGCAGATAGAGACCGTAAAATGA
- a CDS encoding peptide chain release factor 3, translating into MTVQDAIKKRRTFAIISHPDAGKTTITEQLLYFGGEIREAGTVKGKKTGTFAKSDWMDIEKQRGISVTSSVMQFDYAGKRVNILDTPGHEDFSEDTYRTLMAVDAAVMVVDSAKGIEAQTKKLFEVVKHRNIPVFTFINKLDRDGREPLDLLEELEEVLGIASYPMNWPIGMGKSFAGLYDLHHQRLELYKGDRRFAELAEGKELFADNPFYEQVLEDVELLEEAGNAFSEEAVLTGDLTPVFFGSALTNFGVQTFLDTFLDYAPEPHSHKTTEERAVSPYDETFSGFVFKIQANMDPRHRDRIAFVRIVSGEFEPGMAVKLTRTGKTLKLANVTQFMAESRESVGRAVAGDIIGVYDTGTYQVGDTLTAGKQTFAFEPLPTFTPELFMKVTAKNVMKQKSFHKGIEQLVQEGAIQLYTNYQTGEYMLGAVGQLQFEVFKHRMENEYKAEVVMTPMGKKTVRWLKPEDLDERMSSSRNILAKDRFEQPVFLFENDFALGWFADKYPDVVLEEKMS; encoded by the coding sequence ATGACAGTTCAAGATGCTATTAAAAAACGCCGAACTTTTGCTATCATCAGTCACCCGGATGCCGGAAAGACGACGATTACTGAGCAGCTTCTGTATTTCGGCGGTGAGATTCGTGAAGCTGGGACGGTTAAAGGAAAGAAGACAGGGACATTTGCCAAGTCCGACTGGATGGATATTGAGAAGCAGCGCGGCATTTCTGTAACGTCTTCTGTTATGCAGTTTGATTACGCCGGAAAACGTGTCAATATTCTTGATACACCAGGGCATGAAGACTTTTCGGAAGACACTTACCGTACGCTGATGGCAGTAGATGCGGCCGTCATGGTTGTGGATTCAGCTAAGGGGATTGAAGCACAGACCAAGAAGCTTTTTGAAGTTGTCAAACACCGCAATATCCCTGTCTTTACTTTTATTAACAAACTGGACCGTGACGGTCGTGAACCGCTGGATTTGCTGGAAGAACTGGAGGAAGTTTTAGGCATCGCCAGTTACCCGATGAATTGGCCGATTGGTATGGGAAAATCTTTTGCTGGTCTGTATGACCTGCATCATCAGCGTTTGGAACTTTACAAAGGAGACCGGCGCTTTGCGGAACTTGCTGAAGGGAAGGAACTCTTTGCAGATAATCCTTTCTATGAACAGGTTTTGGAGGATGTTGAACTGTTAGAGGAAGCCGGCAATGCTTTTTCAGAAGAGGCTGTTTTAACCGGAGATTTGACGCCAGTCTTTTTTGGTTCAGCACTGACTAATTTTGGGGTCCAAACCTTTTTAGATACTTTTCTGGACTATGCTCCGGAGCCGCACAGTCATAAAACAACAGAAGAGCGGGCTGTTTCTCCTTATGATGAAACCTTTTCTGGCTTTGTTTTTAAAATTCAGGCTAACATGGATCCGCGCCACCGTGACCGCATTGCCTTTGTCCGTATTGTATCCGGTGAATTTGAGCCTGGGATGGCCGTCAAACTGACCCGGACCGGTAAAACTCTTAAACTGGCCAATGTGACCCAGTTTATGGCTGAATCCAGAGAAAGTGTCGGCAGAGCCGTGGCCGGAGATATTATTGGTGTTTATGATACAGGAACTTATCAGGTAGGAGATACTTTAACTGCTGGCAAGCAGACCTTTGCCTTTGAACCATTGCCGACCTTTACGCCTGAGCTTTTTATGAAGGTGACTGCTAAAAATGTCATGAAGCAAAAGTCATTTCACAAGGGGATTGAACAGCTGGTGCAGGAAGGCGCCATTCAGCTTTATACCAATTATCAGACAGGCGAATATATGCTTGGTGCGGTCGGTCAGCTGCAGTTTGAAGTCTTCAAACATCGAATGGAAAACGAATATAAGGCAGAAGTGGTTATGACACCGATGGGCAAGAAAACTGTCCGCTGGCTTAAACCGGAGGATTTGGACGAAAGAATGTCGTCCAGCCGTAATATTTTGGCTAAAGACCGTTTTGAGCAGCCTGTTTTTCTTTTTGAAAATGATTTTGCGCTTGGCTGGTTTGCAGATAAGTATCCTGATGTTGTTTTAGAGGAAAAGATGTCCTAA
- a CDS encoding lysophospholipid acyltransferase family protein, translating into MFYAYLRGLVAFLLWLVNGNARYHHRDRILDQKENYILVAPHRTWWDPVYLAFATKPKQFIFMAKKELFTNRIFGWWIRMCGAFPIDRENPGQEAIKYPVKVLKNSDRSLIMFPSGSRHSTDVKGGVAVIAKMAKVKIQPAVYGGPRSFKGLLKGEPIDINFGQAIDISDIKRMNDTGIEEVAERIQTSFSSLDAENADCGRTKKLNPLTYIFRIPLGLIALILVLLTLLFSYLASFVWNPEKHRK; encoded by the coding sequence GTGTTTTACGCTTATTTACGTGGTTTGGTTGCTTTTTTGCTTTGGTTGGTTAATGGCAATGCCCGTTATCACCATCGTGATCGGATATTAGATCAAAAAGAAAACTATATTCTAGTTGCTCCTCACCGCACATGGTGGGATCCTGTTTATCTGGCTTTTGCAACAAAGCCTAAACAGTTTATCTTTATGGCTAAGAAAGAGCTTTTTACCAATCGGATTTTTGGCTGGTGGATTCGTATGTGCGGAGCTTTTCCAATAGACCGTGAGAATCCGGGACAGGAAGCCATTAAATATCCGGTTAAAGTTTTGAAAAACAGTGACCGTTCTTTAATTATGTTTCCTAGCGGGAGCCGTCATTCCACCGATGTCAAGGGAGGAGTAGCAGTAATTGCTAAAATGGCTAAAGTCAAAATTCAGCCAGCTGTCTATGGCGGTCCGCGCTCCTTTAAAGGCCTGCTTAAGGGGGAACCGATTGATATTAATTTTGGTCAGGCTATTGATATTAGTGATATTAAACGGATGAATGATACTGGTATTGAGGAGGTTGCCGAGCGTATTCAAACCAGCTTTTCCAGCCTAGATGCTGAGAACGCTGACTGCGGCCGGACAAAAAAGCTGAACCCGCTGACCTATATTTTCCGTATTCCTTTAGGACTTATCGCTCTTATTCTGGTTCTGCTGACCTTGCTGTTCAGTTATCTTGCAAGCTTTGTCTGGAACCCTGAAAAGCATCGCAAATAG
- the sodA gene encoding superoxide dismutase SodA — protein MAIILPDLPYAYDALEPYIDTETMTLHHDKHHATYVANVNAVLEKHPEIGDNLEVLLADVEQIPADIRQAVINNGGGHLNHALFWELLSPQKTEPTAELAQAIDEAFGSFEEFKTTFSTAAATRFGSGWAWLVVGAGGKLEVISTANQDSPIMQGKFPILGLDVWEHAYYLSYRNVRPDYIKAFFEVINWPKVAELYQQATSV, from the coding sequence ATGGCAATTATTTTACCAGATCTTCCCTACGCTTATGACGCACTTGAACCTTATATTGATACAGAAACAATGACACTGCACCATGATAAGCACCATGCTACGTATGTAGCTAATGTAAATGCTGTCTTGGAGAAACACCCTGAAATTGGAGACAATTTAGAGGTTCTCTTAGCAGATGTTGAACAAATTCCGGCTGATATCCGTCAAGCTGTCATTAATAACGGCGGCGGCCATCTTAACCATGCTCTTTTCTGGGAGCTGCTCTCACCTCAAAAAACTGAACCGACTGCTGAACTTGCTCAAGCTATTGATGAAGCGTTCGGGTCATTTGAAGAATTTAAAACAACTTTTTCAACTGCTGCTGCAACACGTTTCGGTTCCGGCTGGGCATGGCTTGTGGTTGGAGCCGGAGGCAAACTTGAGGTGATTTCTACGGCTAACCAAGACAGCCCGATTATGCAGGGCAAGTTTCCTATTTTGGGACTTGATGTCTGGGAACATGCTTATTACCTCAGCTACCGCAATGTTCGTCCGGATTATATTAAGGCTTTCTTTGAAGTTATCAACTGGCCTAAGGTTGCTGAACTTTATCAGCAAGCCACATCTGTCTAA
- a CDS encoding helix-hairpin-helix domain-containing protein, with the protein MIEEILDKFKGNKAIWLSVLFCSCTVLLGLIFYGFSRQPQAGSSEFPAYQTSFSSSEQAQSSLLDKDSKKQSSKAEITVDIKGAVQKEGVYTLPAGSRVSDAVKLAGGLTAEADRNSINLAQKIEDEAVIYVAVKGENISVIAPVQPSADLGDSSAGDASNEKINLNTATLAELQTISGIGEKRAQDIIDYRDSKGGFSSVEELAEISGIGEKTLAKLKEEVTVD; encoded by the coding sequence ATGATAGAAGAAATATTAGATAAGTTTAAAGGAAATAAGGCGATTTGGCTGTCAGTTCTGTTCTGTTCATGTACAGTTCTGCTGGGACTGATTTTTTATGGCTTTTCCCGTCAGCCTCAGGCAGGCAGCAGTGAATTCCCAGCCTACCAAACCAGTTTCAGCAGCAGCGAACAAGCCCAGTCTTCTCTGCTTGATAAGGATTCAAAAAAACAGAGCAGCAAAGCTGAAATTACCGTTGATATAAAAGGAGCTGTTCAGAAAGAAGGCGTTTATACTTTGCCGGCTGGCAGCCGAGTAAGTGATGCAGTCAAGCTTGCCGGCGGTCTGACTGCAGAAGCCGATAGGAATTCAATCAATCTGGCACAAAAAATAGAAGATGAAGCAGTGATTTATGTTGCTGTGAAAGGGGAAAATATCAGTGTAATTGCTCCGGTGCAGCCATCAGCCGATTTGGGAGACAGCAGTGCAGGAGATGCCAGCAATGAGAAAATTAATTTAAATACGGCAACGCTTGCCGAACTTCAGACAATCTCAGGTATTGGGGAAAAGCGTGCTCAGGATATTATCGATTATCGCGATAGTAAAGGCGGTTTCAGCTCTGTGGAGGAATTAGCTGAAATTTCCGGTATTGGCGAGAAAACGTTAGCAAAACTCAAAGAAGAGGTTACTGTTGATTAA
- a CDS encoding DEAD/DEAH box helicase, producing the protein MKFTELKLSKNLLSAVEKAGFTQPSPIQELTIPLALDGRDVIGQAQTGTGKTAAFGLPALDKIDTDRNVIQVLVVAPTRELAVQSQEELFRFGREKGVKVRSVYGGSSIEKQIKALKSGAHVVVGTPGRLLDLIKRRALKLSHVETLILDEADEMLNMGFLEDIEAIISYVPKERQTLLFSATMPEAIKAIGLKFMKDPEHVKVAAKELTTDLVDQYYVRVKESEKFDIMTQLMDVDQPELSIVFGRTKRRVDELTRGLKLRGFRAEGIHGDLDQGKRLRVLRDFKNDGLDILVATDVAARGLDISGVTHVYNYDIPQDPESYVHRIGRTGRAGKFGQSITFVAPNEMGYLSIIEQLTKKRMKGLKPPTAVEAFQAKKKVALQRIERDFADEAVRGRFEKFKGDALKLAAEFTPEELALYILSITVQDPEALPKVEIAREKPLPFKPSSKVSNDRGRNRDRNRSRYDRRRRDSRYDFKRGPRRSKNDFQNKDNKRPHRTSSEKKSGFVIRNKGER; encoded by the coding sequence TTGAAATTTACAGAACTAAAATTATCAAAAAATCTGCTGTCGGCAGTAGAAAAGGCTGGATTCACCCAACCTTCGCCTATTCAAGAGCTAACCATTCCTCTAGCTTTAGACGGCAGGGATGTGATAGGGCAGGCGCAGACAGGAACAGGGAAAACGGCGGCTTTTGGTCTTCCGGCTCTCGATAAAATCGATACAGACAGAAATGTGATTCAAGTCCTTGTGGTTGCTCCGACACGTGAACTGGCTGTGCAGAGTCAGGAGGAACTTTTTCGTTTTGGCCGTGAAAAAGGGGTTAAGGTTCGCTCTGTTTATGGCGGCTCAAGCATTGAAAAACAGATTAAGGCACTCAAGTCGGGAGCTCATGTTGTTGTCGGCACTCCCGGACGCCTTCTTGATTTAATAAAACGCAGGGCTCTGAAACTGTCTCATGTTGAAACTTTGATTTTGGATGAAGCAGATGAGATGCTGAATATGGGCTTTTTGGAAGATATTGAAGCTATCATCAGCTATGTTCCTAAAGAGCGGCAGACCCTGCTTTTTTCAGCAACAATGCCTGAAGCTATTAAAGCCATCGGCCTTAAATTTATGAAAGATCCCGAGCATGTTAAAGTGGCTGCCAAAGAACTGACTACTGATTTGGTTGACCAATATTATGTTCGGGTAAAAGAAAGTGAAAAGTTTGACATCATGACCCAACTCATGGATGTTGACCAGCCGGAACTGTCCATTGTTTTTGGCCGGACTAAACGCCGTGTTGACGAGCTGACCCGAGGTCTTAAACTGCGAGGTTTTCGGGCAGAAGGAATTCATGGCGATCTTGATCAAGGCAAGAGACTGCGTGTTCTGCGTGATTTTAAAAATGACGGCCTTGATATTTTAGTTGCGACTGATGTGGCTGCGCGTGGATTAGATATTTCAGGGGTTACCCATGTCTATAACTATGACATTCCGCAGGATCCGGAAAGTTATGTCCACCGTATCGGCCGGACCGGCCGTGCCGGCAAATTTGGCCAGTCTATTACGTTTGTTGCGCCAAATGAAATGGGCTATCTTTCAATCATTGAACAGTTGACGAAAAAACGCATGAAAGGCCTTAAACCGCCGACTGCTGTGGAAGCTTTTCAGGCTAAGAAAAAAGTTGCTCTGCAAAGGATTGAGCGTGATTTTGCAGATGAAGCAGTCCGCGGCCGTTTTGAAAAATTTAAGGGGGATGCTCTTAAGTTAGCGGCTGAATTTACGCCTGAAGAGCTGGCTCTCTATATCCTGAGTATTACTGTCCAAGATCCGGAAGCTCTGCCTAAGGTTGAAATTGCCAGAGAAAAACCCCTTCCCTTTAAGCCATCCAGCAAGGTTTCCAATGACAGAGGCCGGAATCGCGACAGAAACCGCAGCCGTTATGACCGCCGTCGCCGAGACAGCCGCTACGACTTCAAGAGGGGGCCCCGCAGAAGTAAAAATGATTTCCAAAATAAAGATAACAAGCGCCCTCATCGCACTTCCAGCGAAAAAAAGAGCGGTTTTGTTATCCGTAATAAAGGGGAAAGATAG
- a CDS encoding GIY-YIG nuclease family protein codes for MTKPILKNKERIDQLFSTDVKIIQNKDVFSYSVDSVLLSRFPKIPSKGLVVDLCSGNGAVGLFAATQTKAKIVEIELQERLADMGRRSIELNQLENQVTMVEDNLSNLLDHVPRSGVDLILCNPPYFKASVHSKKNLSPHYLLARHEVATNLEDICAVSQQALKSNGRLALVHRPERFMEIIDTLKKYKLAPKRLQFVYPKQNKEANMLLVEAIKDGSLEGLKILPPLIVHKDNGEYTDQVAAMYFGTDAQPQAYMYVLECADGSLYTGYTTNLKKRLKTHNAGKGAKYTKSRLPVKLLYWEAFNHKNAAMKAEKRFKQKKRAEKLAYIKSQTDESQ; via the coding sequence ATGACTAAGCCGATTTTAAAAAATAAAGAGCGGATTGATCAGCTTTTTTCTACTGATGTTAAAATTATTCAAAACAAAGATGTTTTCAGTTATTCCGTTGATTCTGTTTTACTCTCTCGTTTTCCCAAAATCCCCAGCAAAGGATTAGTTGTTGATTTGTGCTCAGGTAATGGGGCCGTTGGGCTTTTTGCTGCAACCCAAACCAAGGCCAAAATTGTCGAAATCGAACTGCAGGAACGTCTGGCAGATATGGGACGGCGTTCTATTGAACTCAACCAGCTGGAAAATCAGGTTACTATGGTCGAAGACAATCTCAGCAACCTATTAGACCACGTCCCGCGTTCAGGGGTTGACTTAATTCTCTGCAATCCGCCCTACTTTAAAGCAAGCGTACATTCCAAAAAAAATTTGTCTCCTCATTATTTATTAGCCAGACATGAAGTGGCTACCAACTTGGAAGACATTTGTGCGGTCAGTCAGCAGGCCTTAAAATCAAATGGTCGGCTGGCTTTAGTGCACCGCCCGGAGCGTTTCATGGAAATTATCGACACCCTCAAAAAATATAAATTGGCTCCTAAACGTCTTCAGTTTGTCTATCCTAAGCAAAATAAAGAGGCCAATATGCTCCTTGTCGAAGCTATTAAAGATGGCTCACTGGAAGGGCTGAAAATTCTGCCGCCTCTGATTGTTCATAAAGACAATGGTGAGTATACCGATCAAGTGGCTGCCATGTATTTTGGCACAGATGCCCAGCCCCAGGCTTATATGTATGTCTTAGAATGTGCGGACGGAAGTCTCTATACAGGCTATACTACTAATCTTAAAAAGCGGCTGAAAACCCACAATGCCGGTAAGGGAGCCAAATATACAAAAAGCCGGCTGCCGGTTAAACTCCTTTATTGGGAAGCTTTTAATCATAAAAATGCTGCCATGAAAGCTGAAAAACGGTTTAAGCAAAAAAAGAGGGCTGAAAAGTTGGCTTATATCAAATCGCAGACTGACGAGAGCCAGTAA
- the holA gene encoding DNA polymerase III subunit delta, with amino-acid sequence MLAIEKIEHLRKESLRPITVLSGEDWGQYSQMKQLLMERIAFSTSDLSYSYFDMAETDYQEAEMDLESLPFFSDEKIVIFDNFLDLTTAKKTFLDEASLKRFEAYLENPVASTRLLILAPGKLDGKRRIVKLLKRDAQVFEAGPIKEAELRTYFQKIAHQNGLVFEKGVFDELLLKSNFDFSEIVKNLQFLTAYKKDGQVTASDVVQAIPKTLQDNIFELTQLILGGKIDMARELLRDLRLQGEDDIKLIAVMIGQFRMFIQVKILSGQGKNEQQITADLSDYLGRRVNPYQVKFALRDSRTLSLPFLKQAVADLIETDYMIKKGVYDKAYLFDLALLKIISSKSKLSAN; translated from the coding sequence ATGCTTGCAATTGAAAAAATAGAACACTTAAGGAAAGAAAGTTTGCGTCCGATTACGGTTTTATCTGGCGAAGACTGGGGCCAGTACAGTCAGATGAAGCAGCTTTTAATGGAAAGGATTGCCTTTAGTACCTCTGATTTGTCTTATTCGTATTTCGATATGGCAGAAACAGATTATCAAGAGGCGGAAATGGATTTGGAAAGTCTGCCTTTTTTTTCAGATGAAAAAATAGTTATTTTTGATAATTTTTTAGATCTGACGACCGCTAAAAAAACTTTTCTGGATGAAGCTTCGCTTAAACGCTTTGAAGCTTATTTGGAAAATCCTGTTGCCAGCACGCGTCTGCTTATTTTGGCACCGGGAAAGCTGGACGGCAAACGCCGTATTGTTAAACTGCTGAAGCGAGACGCTCAGGTTTTTGAAGCCGGTCCCATTAAAGAAGCGGAACTCAGAACTTATTTTCAAAAAATTGCCCATCAGAATGGGCTGGTTTTTGAAAAAGGGGTTTTTGATGAATTGCTGCTTAAATCCAATTTTGATTTTAGTGAAATCGTGAAAAATCTCCAATTTTTAACAGCTTATAAAAAAGATGGTCAGGTTACAGCATCTGATGTTGTTCAGGCAATTCCCAAAACACTGCAGGATAATATTTTTGAACTGACCCAGCTTATTTTGGGTGGTAAAATTGATATGGCGCGTGAATTGCTTAGAGATCTGCGTTTGCAGGGTGAAGATGACATTAAGCTGATTGCTGTTATGATTGGGCAGTTTCGAATGTTTATACAGGTCAAAATATTATCCGGACAGGGTAAAAATGAACAGCAGATTACGGCAGACTTATCAGATTATCTGGGACGCAGGGTTAATCCTTATCAAGTTAAATTTGCTTTGCGGGACTCACGGACGCTGTCACTTCCTTTTTTAAAACAGGCAGTGGCCGACTTGATAGAAACGGATTACATGATTAAAAAAGGTGTCTATGATAAAGCTTATCTTTTTGATCTTGCCCTGCTTAAAATTATCAGCAGCAAAAGCAAACTGTCAGCAAATTGA
- a CDS encoding DUF805 domain-containing protein, with product MFKAYKKFWLQYADFTGKSTRSDYWWVVLCNFLIALPFGLIASAIFMSQIFSILASYADSYYTMTEEELAYLILSNLGALLPLMLIGVIWNIAIFVPTLALQVRRLRDAGFHWAFIFFNLGQLLLPIPFIGWLFALGCQVTLIVFFCFPSKNQAGSISAGYAAAPQTPTAAPDGSVKAAETSAAVHEAPSALSHTVADSADSAAHHSEPVSPAMDSAVTPNSETESFDSAISEKGE from the coding sequence ATGTTTAAAGCTTATAAAAAATTCTGGTTGCAGTATGCAGATTTTACTGGTAAATCGACCCGTTCTGATTATTGGTGGGTTGTTCTTTGTAATTTTTTAATTGCCTTACCTTTCGGGCTGATTGCTTCAGCCATTTTTATGAGTCAGATTTTTTCAATATTGGCTTCTTATGCTGACAGCTATTATACAATGACAGAAGAAGAACTTGCTTATCTTATTTTAAGCAATCTTGGTGCTTTACTGCCCCTGATGCTCATTGGTGTTATATGGAATATTGCCATTTTTGTCCCAACTTTGGCACTGCAAGTCCGGCGTCTGCGTGATGCCGGTTTCCACTGGGCTTTCATTTTCTTCAATTTGGGGCAGCTCTTGCTTCCTATTCCTTTTATCGGTTGGCTTTTTGCACTTGGCTGTCAGGTTACGCTTATCGTATTTTTCTGTTTCCCAAGCAAGAATCAAGCCGGCAGTATATCAGCAGGTTACGCAGCAGCCCCTCAAACACCTACAGCGGCTCCTGATGGATCTGTGAAGGCTGCTGAAACTTCTGCAGCAGTTCACGAAGCGCCGTCTGCTCTTTCTCATACTGTTGCAGATTCAGCTGACTCGGCTGCCCATCACTCCGAACCGGTAAGCCCGGCTATGGATTCAGCTGTTACTCCAAACAGTGAGACCGAAAGCTTTGATTCTGCCATCTCTGAAAAAGGAGAATAA